In one Methanomassiliicoccales archaeon genomic region, the following are encoded:
- a CDS encoding PAS domain-containing protein — MIGKLEGELLQAVLETVPVEFSVLDSKDKVVAWNRHESRIFKRPAAVVGRDVRNCHPKRSLDKVEAILEEMKQGKREGARFWIDLHMEGRGKRKIMIEYHALRGPSGKYLGCLEATQDITEIQALQGEKRLLD, encoded by the coding sequence ATGATCGGTAAACTCGAAGGTGAGCTGTTGCAGGCGGTCCTGGAAACGGTGCCAGTGGAGTTCTCGGTCTTAGACTCCAAGGACAAGGTGGTAGCGTGGAACCGACATGAGAGCCGCATCTTCAAGCGGCCAGCGGCGGTGGTGGGGCGGGATGTGCGCAATTGCCATCCAAAAAGATCGCTGGACAAGGTGGAGGCCATCCTAGAGGAGATGAAGCAGGGCAAGAGGGAGGGGGCGCGCTTCTGGATCGATCTGCATATGGAAGGGAGGGGGAAGAGGAAGATCATGATCGAGTACCACGCGTTGCGCGGTCCTTCGGGCAAGTACCTCGGTTGCCTGGAGGCCACTCAGGACATCACCGAGATACAGGCATTGCAGGGAGAGAAGCGACTCCTGGACTGA
- a CDS encoding heme-binding protein, translating into MTESLQYTVENHIGNVEIRRYPTIVLATVTGLTDNAAFRVLFRYITGDNRTRTDVAMTVPVISNGPTSEELAMTRPVVSDNTTFSFAMPPMYSISTIPEPLDDRVKMVEIKSRRMAVLRFSGRAGAESVKKLEDELLHTLKENGMRTRGTPVLMRYNGPGTPGFLRHNEVAVEIEDLAPIQK; encoded by the coding sequence GTGACCGAATCATTGCAGTACACGGTGGAGAATCATATTGGGAACGTGGAGATCCGTCGCTATCCCACCATCGTCCTGGCGACCGTGACCGGATTGACCGATAATGCTGCCTTTCGCGTCCTCTTCCGCTATATCACAGGCGACAATCGCACCCGGACGGACGTGGCGATGACCGTTCCCGTGATCTCCAATGGACCGACCTCCGAGGAACTTGCCATGACCAGACCGGTGGTCTCGGACAACACGACCTTCTCCTTTGCCATGCCCCCTATGTACTCCATCAGCACCATCCCAGAGCCGCTTGATGACAGGGTGAAGATGGTAGAGATCAAGTCAAGGAGAATGGCAGTGCTGCGCTTCTCTGGGCGAGCGGGGGCGGAGAGCGTGAAGAAGCTAGAAGATGAGTTGCTCCATACGCTGAAGGAGAATGGAATGCGGACAAGAGGCACCCCGGTCCTGATGCGATATAATGGACCTGGTACTCCCGGCTTCTTGCGCCATAATGAGGTGGCGGTGGAGATCGAGGACCTGGCGCCTATCCAGAAATGA
- a CDS encoding radical SAM protein, with amino-acid sequence MRLITMYKKVGEAKLEFFGCPLACKFCSHRMQERRDMSLDQVVSYLSEYEVKRVFLGGAEPVLQKRELGELIRTLKKRGKEITLKTTGFDPAFLRETLGLVQSYIVEVKGDLDDVAGTSRLVNMPEDSVRAYLSNLRQSLEVLKGQKVRILLRVIPPYVNKDSIERLGQQIQGYASEMHLVQFMSSTSDTPFEGITEPSPPLEQVIEMGDALLKYVPVVRVQGDGMDSVLRA; translated from the coding sequence ATGCGCCTCATCACTATGTACAAGAAGGTGGGCGAAGCCAAACTGGAATTCTTCGGTTGCCCCCTGGCCTGTAAGTTCTGCTCCCATCGCATGCAAGAGAGAAGGGACATGAGCCTGGACCAGGTGGTGAGCTATCTCTCGGAGTACGAGGTCAAGCGGGTGTTCCTAGGAGGAGCGGAACCGGTGCTGCAGAAGCGCGAGCTGGGGGAGCTCATCCGCACTCTGAAGAAGAGGGGAAAGGAGATCACGCTGAAGACGACGGGGTTCGACCCCGCTTTCCTGAGGGAGACCTTGGGATTGGTGCAAAGCTACATTGTGGAGGTCAAGGGCGATCTGGACGACGTCGCCGGCACATCCAGACTGGTGAACATGCCCGAGGACAGCGTGCGCGCATACCTCTCCAATCTTCGGCAGAGCCTGGAAGTGCTCAAGGGACAGAAGGTGCGCATCCTGTTGCGGGTCATCCCGCCATACGTCAACAAGGATAGCATCGAACGCCTGGGTCAGCAGATCCAGGGCTATGCGAGCGAGATGCACCTGGTGCAGTTCATGAGCTCTACCTCCGACACGCCCTTCGAAGGGATCACCGAGCCTTCTCCTCCCCTAGAGCAGGTGATCGAGATGGGGGATGCGCTCTTGAAGTACGTCCCGGTCGTCCGGGTGCAGGGCGATGGTATGGACAGCGTGCTACGAGCCTGA
- a CDS encoding redoxin domain-containing protein, with protein sequence MVGIDLAAGMRAPDFRLSEASEEPFQLHEELKNNPVLLLFYPNDFGIICSLEMRTVHSMCSEISAKGIRVVGVSRNSPYTHRQWKENLGIPFRLLADEDGSVSRQYAGLLEDGLLKGLTRRAVFLVDRDARVQYLWVSHEEALPPPFEKIREAVSRFQDDPNTTVKEVCPPSP encoded by the coding sequence GTGGTGGGGATTGACCTGGCGGCGGGTATGCGCGCTCCCGACTTCCGATTGAGCGAGGCGTCGGAGGAACCGTTCCAGCTGCACGAAGAGCTGAAGAACAATCCCGTACTGCTCCTGTTCTATCCCAACGACTTCGGCATCATATGCTCTCTGGAGATGAGGACCGTCCATTCCATGTGCTCCGAGATATCAGCAAAGGGCATCAGAGTGGTCGGGGTCTCCCGCAACTCTCCTTACACTCACAGGCAGTGGAAGGAGAACCTGGGCATTCCGTTCCGTCTGTTGGCGGATGAGGATGGGAGCGTGAGCAGACAATATGCCGGGTTGCTGGAGGATGGGCTGCTGAAGGGTTTGACCAGGAGGGCGGTGTTCCTAGTGGACCGAGACGCCAGGGTCCAGTATCTCTGGGTCTCGCATGAGGAGGCCTTGCCACCTCCTTTCGAGAAGATACGGGAGGCGGTGTCCCGCTTCCAGGACGACCCCAACACAACCGTGAAAGAGGTCTGTCCGCCGTCACCTTAA
- a CDS encoding aldo/keto reductase → MKLTIGTRFKLNNGVEMPCLGLGTWKMTEGKETREAVLQAFAAGYRMIDTTKVYGNEKEVGEAFRQSGLPREEVFITTKVWNSDHGYQETLNACQRSLRALGMEYVDLYLVHWPGGGRRPETWKAMEWLLKEGKCRAVGVSNYTIRHLEEMSGYAEIVPTVNQVEFTPFLYQKDLLDYCSAKRIQVEAYSPLTHGKYLENTSLKSIAIHYRKSVAQVLIRWGLQHGTVEIPKSKRRNRIIENAGVFDFQISARDMRTLDLLDAGMRTAWNPEEIP, encoded by the coding sequence ATGAAGCTCACCATCGGCACCCGGTTCAAGTTGAACAATGGAGTGGAGATGCCCTGCCTCGGGCTGGGAACATGGAAGATGACCGAGGGAAAGGAAACCAGGGAGGCGGTGTTGCAGGCCTTCGCCGCCGGCTACCGCATGATCGACACCACCAAGGTCTATGGCAACGAGAAGGAGGTGGGCGAGGCCTTCAGGCAAAGCGGACTGCCGCGAGAAGAGGTCTTCATTACCACCAAGGTCTGGAACTCGGACCATGGATACCAAGAAACGCTAAATGCTTGCCAGAGAAGCCTACGCGCCCTGGGCATGGAGTATGTAGATCTCTATCTTGTGCACTGGCCTGGCGGAGGAAGGCGGCCGGAGACGTGGAAAGCCATGGAATGGCTGCTCAAGGAAGGCAAATGTCGGGCTGTGGGCGTGAGCAATTACACCATCCGCCACTTGGAGGAGATGAGCGGGTACGCAGAGATCGTACCGACGGTGAACCAGGTGGAGTTCACTCCTTTCCTCTACCAGAAGGACCTTCTCGACTACTGTTCCGCAAAGAGGATCCAGGTCGAAGCTTACTCGCCATTGACACACGGCAAGTATCTCGAGAACACCAGCTTGAAGAGCATTGCCATTCACTATCGTAAGAGCGTGGCCCAGGTGCTGATCCGTTGGGGGTTGCAGCACGGCACGGTGGAGATTCCCAAGTCCAAGCGTCGGAATCGGATCATCGAGAACGCGGGCGTCTTCGATTTCCAGATCTCCGCGAGGGACATGAGAACGCTGGATCTGTTGGATGCAGGCATGAGGACCGCCTGGAATCCTGAGGAGATACCGTGA
- a CDS encoding arsenate reductase ArsC, translating into MKKKTRVLFICTHNAARSQMAEGIANHMFGERVEASSAGTQPGKVHPLAIKVMKEIGIDIPGQRPKHLKQFEGQHFDYAITLCSDAEDICPFFPEAKEHLHHGVNNPPSMHGSDEQQLNAFRIMRDDILAFIESMFS; encoded by the coding sequence TTGAAGAAGAAGACCAGAGTGCTTTTCATTTGCACGCACAATGCCGCCCGCTCGCAGATGGCGGAGGGCATCGCCAACCACATGTTCGGGGAGAGGGTCGAAGCGAGCAGTGCGGGAACCCAACCCGGGAAGGTGCATCCCTTGGCCATCAAGGTGATGAAGGAGATCGGCATCGACATCCCTGGCCAGAGACCGAAGCACCTGAAGCAGTTCGAGGGACAGCATTTCGACTACGCCATCACGCTCTGCTCGGACGCCGAGGATATCTGTCCGTTCTTTCCGGAGGCGAAGGAGCACTTGCACCACGGCGTCAACAACCCGCCGAGCATGCATGGCAGCGATGAGCAGCAATTGAACGCCTTCCGCATCATGCGGGACGATATCCTGGCTTTCATCGAGAGCATGTTCTCCTAG